One region of Streptomyces sp. CG4 genomic DNA includes:
- a CDS encoding aldo/keto reductase, with protein MHQRKIENTSVSLTELGFGASVIGNLYRVTPVDDATAAVDAAWEAGLRYFDTAPHYGLGLSERRLGAALRGRPRDEYVISSKVGRLLVPNEEPRGVDTEGFVVRDDLRRQWDFSRDGVLRSIEDTLERTGLDRLDIVYLHDPDDHWRQAAQEAMPALAELRDQGVIGAIGAGMNQSAMLARFLRETAADVVMLAGRYTLLDQSALDDVLPAARELGKSVVAVGVFNSGLLSRDRPAEGMTYDYRDAPPTLVVRARAIAEVCEAHGTSLPAAAIAFPHTHPSVINVTLGMRTAEQVGRNVELHGQRVPDGLWDDLRARGLIRSDVLARHGGGGMCGVSDGQGHRADP; from the coding sequence TTGCACCAGCGGAAGATCGAGAACACGTCCGTCTCACTCACCGAGCTCGGCTTCGGGGCATCTGTGATCGGCAACCTCTACCGCGTCACCCCAGTCGACGACGCGACCGCCGCCGTCGATGCGGCCTGGGAGGCCGGCCTGCGGTATTTCGACACCGCACCGCACTACGGCCTCGGCCTCTCCGAGCGCCGCCTGGGCGCCGCCCTGCGAGGTCGCCCGCGCGACGAGTACGTCATCTCCTCCAAGGTGGGCAGGCTGCTGGTGCCCAACGAGGAGCCACGCGGCGTCGACACCGAGGGCTTCGTCGTACGGGACGACCTGCGCCGGCAATGGGACTTCAGCCGCGACGGCGTACTCCGCTCGATAGAGGACACACTGGAGCGTACCGGCCTGGACCGGCTGGACATCGTCTACCTGCACGATCCGGACGACCACTGGCGGCAGGCCGCCCAGGAGGCCATGCCCGCGCTCGCCGAACTGCGGGACCAGGGTGTGATCGGAGCGATCGGCGCCGGTATGAACCAGTCGGCGATGCTCGCCCGCTTCCTGCGCGAGACGGCCGCCGACGTGGTGATGCTCGCCGGCCGCTACACGCTCCTGGACCAGTCGGCGCTGGACGACGTCCTGCCCGCCGCGCGGGAACTCGGCAAGAGCGTGGTGGCGGTGGGCGTGTTCAACTCGGGACTGCTCTCCCGCGACCGGCCCGCCGAGGGCATGACGTACGACTACCGGGACGCCCCGCCGACTCTGGTCGTCCGCGCCCGTGCGATCGCCGAGGTCTGCGAGGCGCACGGGACCAGCCTGCCCGCCGCCGCGATCGCCTTCCCGCACACCCATCCCAGTGTCATCAACGTCACCCTCGGCATGCGGACTGCGGAACAGGTCGGACGAAACGTGGAACTCCATGGTCAGCGCGTCCCGGACGGCCTCTGGGACGATCTGCGCGCGCGGGGGCTGATCAGGTCGGACGTCCTCGCGAGGCACGGTGGGGGAGGGATGTGCGGTGTCTCTGACGGACAAGGCCATCGAGCAGATCCGTGA
- a CDS encoding bifunctional 4-hydroxy-2-oxoglutarate aldolase/2-dehydro-3-deoxy-phosphogluconate aldolase encodes MSGPDPATALAGARLLPVLTVPSAATAGPLADALTAGGARCAEVTFRTPDAERVLKTMAAHGGLTVGAGTVRTPEQAERAVAAGARFVVSPGFDEEVVAKCRELGVPVVPGIATATELMHALKAGLDTVKLFPAEPLGGLRTLRALAAPFPQARFVPTGGIDASRLAAYLADPAVLAVGGSWMATAAHLERGDYEEIRRLTAEAVERSMT; translated from the coding sequence ATGAGCGGCCCCGACCCGGCCACCGCACTGGCCGGGGCCCGTCTCCTGCCCGTACTGACCGTGCCGTCCGCGGCCACCGCCGGCCCACTCGCCGACGCGCTCACCGCGGGCGGGGCCCGGTGTGCCGAGGTCACCTTCCGCACACCGGACGCCGAGCGGGTGCTCAAGACGATGGCCGCGCATGGCGGGCTCACCGTCGGCGCCGGCACGGTCCGCACGCCCGAGCAGGCGGAGCGGGCGGTGGCGGCCGGGGCCCGCTTCGTGGTGTCCCCCGGCTTCGACGAGGAGGTCGTCGCCAAGTGCCGCGAGCTGGGGGTGCCCGTGGTGCCCGGTATCGCCACCGCCACCGAGCTGATGCACGCCCTGAAGGCGGGCCTCGACACCGTCAAGCTCTTCCCCGCCGAGCCGCTCGGCGGCCTGCGGACGCTGCGGGCGCTCGCGGCGCCCTTCCCCCAGGCGCGCTTCGTGCCGACCGGCGGGATCGACGCCTCCCGCCTGGCCGCCTACCTCGCCGACCCGGCGGTCCTCGCGGTCGGCGGCAGCTGGATGGCCACCGCCGCCCACCTGGAGCGCGGCGACTACGAGGAGATCCGCCGACTGACCGCCGAGGCGGTGGAGAGGAGCATGACGTGA
- a CDS encoding RICIN domain-containing protein — MLRRVFPPFLALVLGVFTLLVAGAPAQAAPVTVTNGTQFTDTTGAVVHAHGGGVIKVGAYYYWFGENRNPDNTFKAVSAYRSTDLKTWEFRRNVLTRASDPELAVANIERPKVIYNSTTGKFVMWMHKENGSDYNESRSAVAVSDTVDGDYVWRGSFRPPSGTTSRDMTLFKDDDGTAYQVTSAAGNADLHIYKLNPDYTGYDSLVANPWPNNYREAPALFKRDGVYFMLTSGTSGWNPNQQRYATATSLAGPWTAMTEIGDATTYGSQTAFVLPVQGTSGTSYLYMGDRWGNSMGGTVNDSQYVWLPLTFPTRVTMNLPWYPQVAIDTAAGTVTGVGGGPYYRLAARHSGKCLDITDNSAADGAIALQYSCNGGLNQQWRLQDAGDGYVRVLAQHSGKCLDVDGGSTADGAFVNQYHCTTGTNQQWRFDDQGGGYYRLVARHSGKCLDVANASTAEGARLIQWPCGTGTNQQFRRPAV; from the coding sequence ATGCTCAGACGTGTGTTCCCCCCTTTCCTCGCCCTTGTCCTGGGCGTGTTCACGCTGCTCGTCGCCGGCGCCCCGGCCCAGGCCGCCCCGGTGACCGTGACCAACGGGACGCAGTTCACCGACACCACGGGAGCCGTGGTGCATGCCCACGGCGGCGGGGTGATCAAGGTGGGCGCGTACTACTACTGGTTCGGTGAGAACCGCAACCCGGACAACACCTTCAAGGCCGTGTCCGCCTACCGCTCGACCGACCTGAAGACCTGGGAGTTCAGGCGCAACGTGCTGACCCGGGCCAGCGATCCGGAGCTGGCGGTTGCCAACATCGAGCGGCCGAAGGTCATTTACAACAGCACGACCGGCAAGTTCGTGATGTGGATGCACAAGGAGAACGGCAGCGACTACAACGAGTCCCGTTCCGCGGTGGCCGTCTCCGACACCGTCGACGGCGACTACGTCTGGCGGGGCAGCTTCCGGCCGCCCTCCGGTACGACGTCCCGGGACATGACCCTGTTCAAGGACGACGACGGAACCGCGTACCAGGTCACCTCCGCGGCCGGCAACGCCGACCTGCACATCTACAAGCTCAACCCCGACTACACCGGCTACGACAGCCTGGTCGCCAACCCCTGGCCGAACAACTACCGTGAGGCACCGGCACTGTTCAAGCGCGACGGCGTCTACTTCATGCTCACGTCCGGCACCAGCGGCTGGAACCCCAACCAGCAGAGGTACGCCACCGCCACCAGCCTGGCTGGCCCCTGGACCGCCATGACCGAGATCGGCGACGCCACCACCTACGGATCCCAGACGGCGTTCGTGCTGCCCGTGCAGGGAACCTCGGGCACCTCCTACCTCTACATGGGCGACCGCTGGGGCAACTCCATGGGCGGCACGGTCAACGACTCGCAGTACGTCTGGCTGCCGCTGACCTTCCCGACCAGGGTCACCATGAACCTGCCGTGGTACCCGCAGGTCGCCATCGACACGGCCGCCGGCACGGTCACCGGAGTGGGCGGCGGTCCGTACTACCGCCTGGCCGCCCGGCACAGTGGCAAGTGCCTCGACATCACCGACAACTCCGCCGCCGACGGTGCGATCGCGCTGCAGTACTCCTGCAACGGTGGCCTCAACCAGCAGTGGCGGCTGCAGGACGCGGGCGACGGCTATGTCCGGGTGCTCGCCCAGCACAGCGGCAAGTGCCTGGATGTCGACGGGGGTTCCACCGCCGACGGCGCGTTCGTGAACCAGTACCACTGCACGACGGGCACCAACCAGCAGTGGCGGTTCGATGACCAGGGAGGCGGCTACTACCGCCTGGTCGCCCGGCACAGCGGCAAGTGCCTGGACGTCGCGAACGCCTCGACCGCCGAGGGCGCCCGCCTCATCCAGTGGCCCTGCGGTACCGGCACCAACCAGCAGTTCCGGCGGCCCGCGGTGTGA
- a CDS encoding TetR/AcrR family transcriptional regulator — protein MAHVSAAERRPQLIKAAIDLMTREGVAAGSTRAIAAELGVAQATVHYTFGTKEELYRAVMEQLTQDLVAQVERAAPTDASFEDTISTLAEALWRTVLEQPASHQLLTELSMFALRTPHLQEALHAHQRDISAVTTKLISEAAERTGHRLTQPAETIARFFLAGFDGLTMQHLSLPDEEAEGVCLRALISAVLAMA, from the coding sequence ATGGCTCATGTATCCGCGGCGGAGCGCCGCCCCCAACTGATCAAGGCGGCCATCGATCTCATGACCAGGGAGGGCGTGGCCGCCGGAAGCACCCGCGCCATCGCCGCCGAGCTGGGTGTGGCCCAGGCGACCGTGCACTACACCTTCGGCACGAAGGAAGAGCTGTACCGGGCCGTCATGGAGCAGCTCACCCAGGACCTGGTCGCCCAGGTGGAGCGGGCCGCGCCCACAGACGCGAGTTTCGAGGACACGATCTCCACGCTCGCCGAGGCACTGTGGCGCACCGTGCTGGAACAGCCCGCGTCCCACCAGCTCCTGACGGAGCTGTCCATGTTCGCCCTGCGCACGCCCCATCTCCAGGAGGCCCTGCACGCCCACCAGCGCGACATCTCGGCCGTGACGACGAAGCTGATCAGTGAGGCCGCCGAACGCACCGGCCACCGACTCACCCAGCCCGCCGAGACCATCGCGAGGTTCTTCCTCGCGGGCTTCGACGGACTGACGATGCAGCACCTCTCACTGCCGGACGAGGAGGCCGAAGGGGTCTGCCTGCGGGCGCTGATCTCCGCCGTCCTGGCCATGGCCTGA
- the trpC gene encoding indole-3-glycerol phosphate synthase TrpC, with product MSVLDGILEGVREDLEERKRATPLAELRSRAADAAPALDPLPGFRAPGVSIIAEVKRKSPSKGALADIPDPASLAAQYAAGGAAAISVLTERRRFGGSLADLDAVRARVDVPVLRKDFIVDPYQLWEARAHGADLALLMVVSLDDGQLADLMELCKELGLTPLVEAHTADEVRRAVAAGAELLGINARDLTTLDVDRKVFAELVTAIPEGTVKVAESGVTGPEDVAEYRGWGADVVLVGEALVRSGDPRTAVREFIAAAGA from the coding sequence ATGAGCGTTCTGGATGGGATCCTCGAGGGAGTTCGCGAGGACTTGGAAGAGCGTAAACGCGCCACGCCGTTGGCGGAGCTTCGCTCCCGGGCGGCGGACGCGGCACCCGCGCTCGACCCGCTGCCCGGTTTCCGGGCGCCCGGGGTGTCCATCATCGCCGAGGTGAAGCGAAAGAGCCCCAGCAAGGGGGCGCTCGCGGACATCCCCGACCCCGCCTCCCTCGCGGCCCAGTACGCGGCCGGCGGCGCCGCCGCGATCAGCGTGCTCACCGAGCGCAGGCGTTTCGGCGGCTCCCTCGCCGATCTGGACGCCGTACGTGCCCGGGTCGACGTGCCCGTCCTGCGCAAGGATTTCATCGTCGACCCCTACCAGCTGTGGGAGGCCCGCGCGCACGGCGCCGATCTCGCGCTTCTCATGGTCGTGTCGCTGGACGACGGTCAGCTCGCCGACCTGATGGAGTTGTGCAAGGAGTTGGGTCTCACGCCGCTGGTGGAGGCGCACACGGCCGACGAAGTGCGGCGCGCTGTCGCTGCGGGAGCCGAGCTCCTCGGCATCAACGCGCGGGACCTGACCACGCTGGACGTGGATCGCAAAGTGTTCGCCGAGCTCGTGACGGCCATTCCGGAAGGCACCGTCAAGGTCGCGGAATCCGGAGTGACGGGCCCGGAGGATGTGGCGGAGTACCGCGGCTGGGGTGCCGACGTGGTGCTGGTCGGCGAGGCACTGGTCCGCTCGGGGGACCCGCGCACTGCCGTGCGCGAGTTCATTGCGGCGGCCGGGGCGTAA
- a CDS encoding RNA-guided endonuclease InsQ/TnpB family protein: MRLRYAFRLDPTSGQRIALARAFGCARVVYNDVIAARERARAAGEAFPTAAVLSKALVTEAKKTRERHWLGEVSAVVLQQSLRDADGAYRNFFASLKGARKGARVGAPRFKSRRDARQAIRFTQNARWKITGAGRLLLPKIGEVRVRWSRALPSIPSSVTVIRDAAGRFFASFVIESDPEQDRSRLGEPDLDSVLGIDLGLSHFAVLSNGTKIDSPRFLRRAEKKLKKAQRELSRKQKGSKNRAKAGVKVARAHAKVTDARREFHHQLSTKVIRENQAVAVEDLAVCGLARTRLAKSVHDAGWSAFVGMLEYKAKRYGRTFVKVGRFEPTSQVCSTCGIKDGRKPLHVREWTCTACGTLHDRDHNAAKNIKAAGLAVTACAAPVRPEPLLAQREETGSHGSPPDARAA, translated from the coding sequence ATGCGGCTTCGGTATGCCTTCCGCCTCGACCCGACATCGGGTCAGCGCATCGCGCTGGCCAGAGCGTTCGGGTGCGCGCGGGTGGTGTACAACGACGTGATCGCGGCGCGGGAGCGGGCGCGGGCGGCAGGGGAGGCGTTCCCCACCGCGGCGGTGCTGTCGAAGGCGCTCGTCACCGAGGCGAAGAAGACCCGCGAGCGGCACTGGCTGGGCGAGGTGTCGGCGGTGGTGCTGCAGCAGTCACTGCGAGATGCGGACGGCGCGTACCGGAACTTCTTCGCCTCACTGAAGGGAGCCCGCAAAGGGGCGCGGGTGGGCGCGCCGCGCTTCAAGTCCAGGAGGGATGCCCGGCAGGCGATCCGGTTCACCCAGAACGCGCGCTGGAAGATTACCGGAGCCGGGCGGCTGCTGCTGCCGAAGATCGGCGAGGTGCGGGTGCGTTGGTCGCGGGCTCTCCCCTCGATCCCCTCCAGCGTCACCGTGATCCGGGACGCGGCGGGGCGGTTCTTCGCCTCCTTCGTCATCGAGTCCGACCCGGAGCAGGACCGAAGCCGCCTGGGCGAGCCGGACCTCGACAGCGTCCTCGGCATCGACCTCGGGTTGAGTCACTTCGCGGTCCTGTCCAACGGCACGAAGATCGACAGCCCGCGGTTTTTGCGCCGGGCGGAGAAGAAACTCAAGAAGGCCCAGCGGGAGCTGTCCCGCAAGCAGAAGGGATCGAAGAACCGGGCCAAGGCCGGCGTGAAGGTCGCCCGCGCCCATGCCAAGGTCACCGACGCGCGCCGCGAGTTCCATCACCAGCTCTCCACGAAAGTGATCCGCGAGAACCAAGCGGTCGCGGTGGAGGACCTGGCGGTCTGTGGACTGGCGCGCACCCGGCTTGCCAAGAGCGTGCACGACGCGGGATGGTCCGCGTTCGTGGGCATGCTGGAGTACAAGGCGAAGCGGTACGGCCGGACCTTTGTCAAGGTCGGCCGGTTCGAGCCCACCAGCCAGGTGTGCTCCACCTGCGGGATCAAGGACGGGCGCAAACCCCTTCACGTGCGGGAATGGACCTGCACGGCCTGCGGCACCCTCCATGACCGGGACCACAACGCCGCGAAGAACATCAAGGCCGCCGGACTGGCGGTGACAGCCTGCGCAGCGCCGGTAAGACCAGAACCCCTTCTGGCACAGCGCGAAGAAACAGGAAGCCACGGAAGCCCGCCCGATGCCCGTGCCGCGTAG
- a CDS encoding alpha-L-fucosidase: MGLVRKHQPDIVVNPRSGWIGDYTSEEGGAIPTGAMRTGRLTEKNFTICGSWGYRADAPVMSFGTIMDILVNFWVRNMVCLLNVGPDRTGVVPADQAAVVRRIGSFLTTCGQAVYGTRGGSWEPVDGRYGYTYKTMQSGVTGTGGGRPARAMSHRPATGP, encoded by the coding sequence ATGGGCCTGGTACGCAAGCACCAGCCCGACATCGTGGTCAACCCGCGCTCCGGCTGGATAGGCGACTACACCAGCGAGGAAGGCGGCGCGATCCCCACCGGTGCCATGCGTACCGGCCGTCTGACGGAGAAGAACTTCACCATCTGCGGATCCTGGGGCTACAGAGCCGACGCGCCCGTGATGAGCTTCGGCACCATCATGGACATCCTGGTCAACTTCTGGGTGCGGAACATGGTCTGCCTCCTCAACGTCGGCCCCGACCGCACCGGCGTCGTCCCCGCCGACCAGGCCGCCGTGGTGCGCAGGATCGGCTCCTTCCTCACCACCTGCGGTCAGGCCGTCTACGGCACGCGCGGCGGCTCGTGGGAACCGGTGGACGGCCGGTACGGCTACACGTACAAGACGATGCAGTCGGGGGTAACCGGGACGGGCGGTGGGCGTCCGGCCCGGGCCATGTCGCATCGGCCGGCGACGGGACCGTGA
- a CDS encoding alpha-L-fucosidase, with the protein MGAKYTVMTIRHHEGFALWPSTHPGAFHAGLAPMRRDLIGEYVTAVRDAGLRVGLYYSPMSWRYPGYYDVTGANCLPNTWGYTTDPAHKENARIMKNEVYQQVKELMTQYGQIDDIYWDGGWLGQHGSDSNSAYSETDSATGRPSA; encoded by the coding sequence ATGGGCGCGAAGTACACCGTGATGACGATCCGTCACCACGAGGGCTTCGCCCTGTGGCCGTCCACCCACCCGGGCGCCTTCCACGCCGGACTGGCTCCGATGCGGCGGGACCTGATCGGCGAGTACGTCACCGCCGTACGCGACGCCGGCCTCAGGGTCGGTCTCTACTACTCCCCCATGAGCTGGCGCTATCCCGGCTACTACGACGTCACCGGCGCCAACTGCCTGCCCAACACGTGGGGTTACACCACCGATCCCGCGCACAAGGAGAACGCGCGGATCATGAAGAACGAGGTGTACCAGCAGGTCAAGGAGCTGATGACCCAGTACGGCCAGATCGATGACATCTACTGGGACGGCGGCTGGCTGGGTCAGCACGGCTCCGACTCGAACTCCGCCTACAGCGAGACCGACTCCGCCACAGGCCGCCCCTCGGCGTGA
- a CDS encoding FadR/GntR family transcriptional regulator, producing the protein MSLTDKAIEQIRELIRTGALPPGSKLPPEADLAVQLGLSRNLAREAVKALAVARVLEVRRGDGTYVTSLQPSLLLAGLGGAVELLQGDSAALRDLMEVRRLLEPMATSLAATRISDEQLAEVERHLDAMREARDDVERLNAHDATLSQAAALLHVSHTEQWLREHLRSGEPSARADKTRVRHVYPNAL; encoded by the coding sequence GTGTCTCTGACGGACAAGGCCATCGAGCAGATCCGTGAGCTGATCCGGACCGGTGCGCTGCCTCCGGGTTCGAAGCTCCCACCAGAGGCGGACCTGGCCGTGCAGCTGGGCCTGTCCCGCAACCTTGCCCGCGAAGCGGTCAAGGCACTGGCCGTGGCGCGTGTCCTGGAGGTCAGGCGTGGCGACGGCACATATGTGACCAGCCTGCAGCCGAGTCTCCTCTTGGCGGGGCTCGGCGGTGCGGTGGAGCTGCTGCAGGGCGACTCGGCCGCCCTGCGGGACCTCATGGAGGTACGGCGGCTCCTCGAACCGATGGCCACGTCCCTTGCCGCGACGCGGATCTCTGATGAGCAACTGGCCGAGGTCGAGCGGCACTTGGACGCCATGCGTGAGGCCCGCGACGACGTCGAACGGCTCAACGCCCACGACGCCACCCTCAGCCAGGCCGCCGCGCTGCTGCACGTGAGCCACACCGAGCAGTGGCTGAGGGAACACCTGCGCTCGGGCGAACCCTCCGCGCGTGCCGACAAGACGCGAGTTCGTCATGTGTACCCCAACGCCCTGTGA
- a CDS encoding MBL fold metallo-hydrolase, translated as MTAAFHVLTTGYADTRVAGTVTLLVDGETVAVVDPGMVADRRLILDPLADHGLDPEDVTDVIFSHHHPDHTLNAALFPRARFHDHMAIYQNDIWEDRDADGYQLSPSITLMTTPGHTAEDVSTLVTATEGLVVLTHLWWTAEGPADDPFAPDRERLRAAREKVLALGPALIVPGHGAPFVPSASTPL; from the coding sequence ATGACCGCTGCCTTCCACGTCCTGACCACCGGTTACGCCGACACGCGGGTGGCCGGCACCGTCACCCTGCTCGTCGACGGTGAGACGGTCGCGGTCGTCGATCCCGGCATGGTCGCGGACCGCCGACTCATCCTGGACCCGCTCGCGGACCACGGACTGGACCCCGAAGACGTCACCGACGTGATCTTCAGCCACCACCACCCGGACCACACACTGAACGCGGCCCTGTTCCCCCGGGCCCGCTTCCACGACCACATGGCGATCTACCAGAACGACATATGGGAGGACCGCGACGCCGACGGATACCAGCTGTCGCCGTCGATCACGCTCATGACGACCCCCGGTCACACCGCCGAGGACGTCAGCACCCTGGTCACGGCCACCGAGGGCCTGGTGGTCCTGACCCATCTGTGGTGGACCGCCGAGGGGCCGGCCGACGACCCCTTCGCGCCCGACCGCGAGCGGCTGCGGGCGGCCAGGGAGAAGGTCCTGGCCCTCGGCCCGGCGCTGATCGTGCCGGGACACGGGGCACCGTTCGTGCCGTCGGCGTCGACGCCCCTCTAG
- a CDS encoding sugar kinase — MTDVVALGEVMLRFDPGEGRIRTARSFQVWEGGGEYNVVRGLRRCFGLRTAVVTALADNTVGRLVEDLILQGGVDASLIRWVPDDGIGRTARNGLNFVERGYGIRGALGVSDRAHTAVSQLRKGDVDWDAVFSAGVRWFHTGGIFAGLSDTTVDVADEAMAAARRHGVTVSYDPNHRPSLWAGRGGADAARAADLRLARHADVVVGALGMAGTYPGQARIGDDEVADALAEVADLLPAAKVLATTLRGVPSAGVNDWSSAAWSAETGFIPGPRMPGLQVLDRIGSGDAFAAGLIHGLLDNAGLERALAYGTAHGALTMTTPGDVSMASLAEVEALIAGGSPHVRR, encoded by the coding sequence GTGACCGACGTGGTGGCCCTCGGCGAGGTGATGCTGCGCTTCGACCCGGGCGAGGGACGGATCCGCACCGCCCGCTCCTTCCAGGTCTGGGAGGGCGGCGGCGAGTACAACGTCGTACGCGGACTGCGCCGCTGCTTCGGGCTGCGCACAGCCGTCGTGACCGCCCTCGCCGACAACACGGTGGGCCGGCTCGTCGAGGACCTGATCCTCCAGGGCGGCGTCGACGCCTCGCTGATCCGCTGGGTGCCCGACGACGGCATCGGCCGCACCGCCCGCAACGGCCTCAACTTCGTAGAACGGGGCTACGGCATCCGCGGCGCGCTGGGCGTCAGCGACCGTGCGCACACCGCCGTCTCCCAGTTGCGGAAGGGTGACGTGGACTGGGACGCGGTGTTCTCGGCCGGCGTGCGCTGGTTCCACACCGGCGGCATCTTCGCGGGCTTGTCCGACACCACGGTGGACGTCGCCGACGAGGCCATGGCCGCGGCCCGCCGCCACGGCGTCACCGTTTCCTACGACCCCAACCACCGCCCCAGCCTCTGGGCCGGCCGGGGCGGCGCCGACGCCGCCCGCGCGGCCGACCTGCGGCTCGCCCGGCACGCCGACGTCGTCGTGGGCGCCCTGGGGATGGCCGGGACGTACCCGGGACAGGCGCGCATCGGGGACGACGAAGTGGCGGACGCCCTCGCCGAGGTGGCCGACCTGCTGCCCGCGGCGAAAGTACTGGCGACGACCCTGCGCGGCGTACCATCGGCCGGAGTCAACGACTGGTCCTCGGCCGCCTGGTCCGCCGAAACCGGCTTCATCCCCGGCCCCCGGATGCCCGGCCTGCAGGTCCTGGACCGCATCGGCTCCGGCGACGCCTTCGCCGCCGGCCTGATCCACGGACTGCTCGACAACGCCGGCCTGGAGCGGGCCCTGGCCTACGGCACCGCCCACGGCGCGCTCACCATGACCACGCCCGGAGACGTCTCCATGGCCTCGCTCGCCGAGGTCGAGGCGCTCATCGCGGGCGGTTCGCCCCACGTCAGACGCTGA